Proteins from a single region of Pseudomonas sp. 10S4:
- a CDS encoding glutamine--tRNA ligase/YqeY domain fusion protein yields the protein MSKPTVDPTSNSKTGPVVPVNFLRPIIQADLDSGKHTQIVTRFPPEPNGYLHIGHAKSICVNFGLAQEFGGVTHLRFDDTNPAKEDQEYIDAIESDIKWLGFEWSGEVRYASQYFDQLHDWAVELIKAGKAYVDDLSPEQAKEYRGSLTEPGKNSPFRDRSVEENLDWFARMKAGEFQDGARVLRAKIDMASPNMNLRDPIMYRIRHAHHHQTGDKWCIYPNYDFTHGQSDAIEGITHSICTLEFESHRPLYEWFLDALPVPAHPRQYEFSRLNLNYTITSKRKLKQLVDEKHVFGWDDPRMSTLSGFRRRGYTPKSIRNFCDMVGTNRSDGVVDFGMLEFSIRQDLDQNAPRAMCVLRPLKVVITNYPEDQVENLELPRHPQKEELGVRKLPFAREIYIDREDFMEEPPKGYKRLEPNGEVRLRGSYVIRADEAIKDADGNIVELRCSYDPETLGKNPEGRKVKGVVHWVPAAASVECEVRLYDRLFRSANPEKAEDSASFLDNINPDSLQVLTGCRAEPSLGNAQPEDRFQFEREGYFCADIKDSKPGHPVFNRTVTLRDSWGQ from the coding sequence ATGAGCAAGCCCACTGTCGACCCTACCTCGAATTCCAAGACTGGCCCTGTTGTGCCGGTCAATTTCCTGCGCCCGATCATCCAGGCGGACCTGGACTCGGGTAAGCACACGCAGATCGTCACCCGTTTCCCGCCTGAGCCCAACGGCTACCTGCACATTGGTCACGCCAAGTCGATTTGCGTGAACTTCGGCCTGGCCCAGGAATTTGGCGGCGTCACGCACCTGCGTTTCGACGACACCAACCCGGCCAAGGAAGACCAGGAATACATCGACGCGATCGAAAGCGACATCAAATGGCTGGGCTTTGAATGGTCCGGCGAAGTGCGCTACGCCTCGCAGTATTTCGACCAGTTGCACGACTGGGCCGTCGAGCTGATCAAGGCCGGCAAGGCCTACGTTGATGACCTGAGCCCGGAGCAAGCCAAGGAATACCGTGGCAGCCTGACCGAGCCGGGCAAAAACAGCCCGTTCCGTGACCGTTCCGTGGAAGAAAACCTCGACTGGTTCGCCCGCATGAAGGCCGGCGAATTCCAGGACGGCGCACGTGTACTGCGGGCCAAGATCGACATGGCCTCGCCGAACATGAACCTGCGCGATCCGATCATGTATCGCATCCGTCACGCTCACCATCACCAGACCGGTGACAAGTGGTGCATCTACCCGAACTACGACTTCACACACGGTCAGTCGGACGCCATCGAAGGCATCACTCACTCGATCTGCACCCTGGAGTTCGAAAGCCATCGTCCGCTGTACGAGTGGTTCCTGGACGCTCTGCCAGTGCCGGCGCACCCGCGTCAGTACGAGTTCAGCCGCCTGAACCTGAACTACACGATCACCAGCAAGCGCAAGCTCAAGCAACTGGTCGATGAAAAGCACGTGTTCGGCTGGGACGATCCGCGCATGTCCACGCTGTCGGGTTTCCGCCGCCGTGGCTACACGCCGAAATCGATCCGCAACTTCTGCGACATGGTCGGTACCAACCGTTCTGACGGCGTCGTCGATTTCGGCATGCTCGAGTTCAGCATCCGTCAGGATCTGGACCAGAACGCTCCGCGCGCCATGTGCGTGCTGCGTCCGTTGAAGGTGGTGATTACCAACTACCCGGAAGACCAGGTCGAGAACCTCGAACTGCCGCGTCATCCGCAGAAAGAAGAACTGGGCGTGCGCAAGCTGCCGTTCGCCCGTGAGATCTACATCGACCGTGAAGACTTCATGGAAGAGCCGCCAAAAGGCTACAAGCGCCTGGAACCGAACGGCGAAGTGCGTCTGCGCGGCAGCTACGTGATCCGTGCCGACGAAGCGATCAAGGACGCCGATGGCAACATCGTCGAACTGCGTTGCTCCTACGACCCGGAAACACTGGGCAAGAACCCTGAAGGTCGCAAGGTCAAAGGCGTGGTGCACTGGGTGCCGGCGGCTGCCAGCGTCGAGTGCGAAGTGCGTCTGTACGATCGTCTGTTCCGCTCGGCCAACCCTGAGAAGGCCGAAGACAGCGCCAGTTTCCTGGACAACATCAACCCTGACTCGCTGCAAGTTCTCACTGGTTGTCGTGCTGAGCCTTCGCTGGGCAATGCACAGCCGGAAGACCGTTTCCAGTTCGAGCGCGAAGGCTACTTCTGCGCGGATATCAAGGACTCGAAACCAGGTCATCCGGTCTTCAACCGTACCGTGACCTTGCGTGATTCGTGGGGCCAGTGA
- a CDS encoding peptidylprolyl isomerase, which produces MTQVKLTTNHGDIVLELNAEKAPLTVANFIEYVKAGHYENTVFHRVIGNFMIQGGGFEPGMKEKKDKRPSIQNEADNGLPNEKYTVAMARTMEPHSASAQFFINVADNSFLNHSAKTTQGWGYAVFAKVVAGTDVVDKIKGVSTTSKSGHQDVPADDVIIEKAEIIE; this is translated from the coding sequence ATGACCCAAGTCAAACTGACCACCAACCATGGCGACATCGTCCTGGAATTGAACGCTGAAAAGGCACCGCTGACCGTTGCCAACTTCATCGAATACGTCAAGGCCGGCCACTACGAAAACACCGTTTTCCACCGTGTGATCGGTAACTTCATGATCCAGGGCGGCGGTTTCGAGCCAGGCATGAAAGAAAAGAAAGACAAGCGCCCAAGCATCCAGAACGAAGCTGACAACGGCCTGCCGAACGAGAAGTACACCGTGGCCATGGCGCGCACCATGGAGCCGCATTCGGCTTCCGCCCAGTTCTTCATCAACGTGGCTGACAACAGCTTCCTGAACCACAGCGCCAAGACCACTCAGGGCTGGGGCTACGCGGTATTCGCCAAAGTTGTTGCCGGCACCGACGTCGTCGACAAGATCAAAGGCGTGAGCACCACTTCCAAGTCCGGCCATCAGGACGTACCAGCAGACGACGTGATCATCGAGAAAGCCGAGATCATTGAGTGA
- the lpxH gene encoding UDP-2,3-diacylglucosamine diphosphatase: protein MILLISDLHLEEERPDITRAFLDLLAGRARTASALYILGDFFEAWIGDDAMTPFQRSICQALRNLSDSGTAIFLMHGNRDFLLGKAFCKEAGCTLLKDPSVVQFYGEPVLLMHGDSLCTRDVGYMKLRRYLRNPITLFILRHLPLSTRHKLARKLRSESRAQTRMKANDIVDVTPDEVPRIMQAFAVKTLIHGHTHRPAIHKLQIGEQAAKRIVLGDWDRQGWALQVDENGFALAPFDFAPPPQLAAPAN from the coding sequence GTGATATTGCTGATTTCAGACTTGCATCTGGAAGAGGAGCGCCCGGACATAACCCGGGCGTTTCTGGATTTGCTCGCCGGACGCGCCCGGACAGCGAGTGCGCTGTACATCCTCGGCGACTTTTTCGAGGCGTGGATTGGCGACGATGCCATGACGCCGTTCCAGCGCTCCATCTGCCAGGCCCTGCGCAATCTTAGCGACAGCGGCACGGCCATTTTTCTGATGCACGGCAATCGTGACTTCCTGCTCGGCAAGGCGTTCTGCAAAGAAGCCGGCTGTACGCTGCTGAAGGACCCGAGTGTCGTGCAGTTTTACGGCGAGCCGGTGCTATTGATGCACGGCGACAGCCTCTGCACCCGCGATGTCGGCTATATGAAGCTGCGGCGCTACCTGCGCAACCCCATCACCCTGTTCATCCTCCGGCATCTGCCGTTGAGCACCCGGCATAAACTGGCACGCAAGCTGCGCAGCGAAAGCCGTGCGCAGACGCGGATGAAGGCTAACGACATTGTCGATGTGACGCCGGACGAAGTGCCGCGCATCATGCAGGCATTTGCCGTGAAAACCCTGATTCATGGGCACACCCATCGCCCGGCGATTCACAAGTTGCAGATTGGCGAGCAAGCGGCCAAACGCATCGTGCTGGGGGATTGGGATCGTCAGGGCTGGGCGTTGCAGGTGGATGAGAACGGGTTTGCGCTGGCACCCTTCGACTTCGCCCCGCCGCCACAACTGGCAGCACCCGCAAACTGA
- a CDS encoding DHA2 family efflux MFS transporter permease subunit, giving the protein MSNNASFTPPSLLLSTIGLSLATFMQVLDTTIANVALPTISGNLGVSSEQGTWVITSFAVSNAIALPLTGWLSRRFGEVKLFLWATILFVLASFLCGISTSMPELIGFRVLQGLVAGPLYPMTQTLLIAVYPPARRGMALALLAMVTVVAPIAGPILGGWITDSYSWPWIFFINVPIGIFAVMVVRSQLKARPVETSRQPMDYVGLITLIIGVGALQVILDKGNDLDWFESNFIIIGAAISVIALAVFIIWEMTDQHPVVNLRLFAYRNFRIGTIVLVLGYAGFFGINLILPQWLQTQMGYTATWAGLAVAPIGILPVLMSPFVGKYANKFDLRLLAGLAFLAIGLSCFMRAGFTNEVDFQHIALVQLFMGIGVALFFMPTLSILMSDLPPSQIADGAGLATFLRTLGGSFAASLTTWIWIRRADQHHAYLSESITSYDQPTRDALNTLGGAGTPAYAQLDQVLTSQAYMLSTVDYFTLLGWGFMGLMLIVWLAKPPFAAKAGPAASGH; this is encoded by the coding sequence ATGAGCAATAACGCGTCTTTCACGCCGCCCAGCCTGCTGCTCAGCACCATTGGCCTGTCGCTGGCGACCTTCATGCAAGTGCTCGACACCACCATTGCCAACGTGGCCTTGCCGACGATTTCCGGCAACCTGGGCGTGAGTTCGGAGCAGGGCACTTGGGTCATCACATCGTTTGCGGTCAGTAACGCCATTGCGTTGCCACTGACTGGCTGGCTGAGCCGGCGTTTCGGTGAGGTGAAGCTGTTTCTCTGGGCCACGATTCTGTTTGTACTGGCCTCGTTTCTTTGCGGTATCTCGACGTCGATGCCGGAATTGATCGGTTTCCGCGTACTTCAAGGCTTGGTGGCCGGGCCGTTGTACCCGATGACGCAGACGCTGTTGATTGCGGTGTATCCCCCAGCGAGGCGCGGCATGGCCCTGGCGTTGCTGGCGATGGTCACGGTGGTGGCGCCGATTGCCGGCCCGATCCTTGGCGGTTGGATTACCGACAGCTATAGCTGGCCGTGGATCTTCTTTATCAACGTGCCGATCGGGATCTTCGCGGTGATGGTGGTGCGCTCGCAGCTCAAGGCGCGTCCGGTGGAAACCAGCCGTCAGCCGATGGACTACGTTGGTTTGATCACGTTGATCATAGGGGTCGGCGCGTTGCAGGTGATCCTCGATAAAGGCAACGACCTGGACTGGTTCGAATCGAACTTCATCATCATTGGAGCGGCGATTTCGGTGATTGCCCTGGCGGTGTTTATCATCTGGGAAATGACCGACCAACATCCTGTGGTGAATCTGCGGCTGTTTGCTTACCGCAATTTCCGTATCGGCACCATTGTGTTGGTGTTGGGTTACGCCGGGTTCTTCGGTATCAACCTGATCCTGCCGCAATGGCTGCAAACCCAGATGGGCTACACCGCCACTTGGGCCGGTCTGGCGGTAGCGCCCATCGGGATTCTACCGGTGCTGATGTCGCCGTTTGTCGGCAAGTACGCGAACAAGTTCGACCTGCGACTGTTGGCCGGCCTGGCGTTCCTGGCGATTGGCCTGAGCTGCTTTATGCGCGCCGGGTTTACCAACGAGGTCGACTTCCAGCACATCGCGTTGGTGCAACTGTTCATGGGCATTGGCGTGGCGCTGTTCTTTATGCCGACCTTGAGCATTTTGATGTCGGACTTGCCGCCGAGCCAGATCGCCGATGGCGCGGGCCTGGCGACGTTCTTGCGGACATTGGGCGGTAGCTTCGCGGCGTCGTTGACCACCTGGATCTGGATTCGCCGGGCGGACCAGCATCACGCGTACTTGAGCGAAAGCATCACCTCCTATGACCAACCGACCCGGGATGCCTTGAACACACTGGGCGGGGCGGGTACCCCGGCGTATGCGCAACTCGATCAAGTGCTGACCAGTCAGGCGTACATGCTCTCCACCGTGGATTACTTCACGTTGCTCGGGTGGGGATTCATGGGGTTGATGCTGATCGTGTGGCTGGCCAAACCGCCGTTTGCGGCGAAGGCCGGGCCGGCGGCCTCCGGTCACTAA
- a CDS encoding efflux RND transporter periplasmic adaptor subunit, with translation MATAETTSAPTNKAPENAPDTSNPRKRKIMLTVLAILVILAGVGVWAYHELYGRWNESTDDAYVNGNVVEITPLVTGTVVSIGADDGDLVHEGQVLVNFDPNDAEVGLQSAQANLARTVRQVRGLYSNVDGMKAQVNAQQANVQKAQDNFNRRKNLAAGGAISQEELSHARDDLTSAQNALANAQQQLKTTSALVDDTVVSSHPDVMSAAAQVRQAYLNNSRSTLIAPVTGYVAKRSVQLGQRVQPGTALMAVIPLDQLWIDANFKETQLRDMRIGQPVDIEADLYGSDVKFSGTIDSLGAGTGSAFALLPAQNATGNWIKIVQRVPVRIHVNAEELAKHPLRVGLSTQVDVNLHDQSGPVLAQQPPQKASFSTNVYDRQLTEADAMITQLIHDNSAAVSKTAQR, from the coding sequence ATGGCCACTGCCGAAACGACTTCTGCTCCAACTAACAAAGCGCCTGAAAACGCCCCGGACACCAGCAACCCGCGCAAACGCAAAATCATGCTGACGGTGCTGGCGATTCTGGTGATCCTCGCCGGTGTCGGCGTCTGGGCCTATCACGAGCTCTACGGTCGCTGGAACGAAAGCACCGACGACGCCTACGTGAACGGCAACGTGGTGGAAATCACCCCGCTGGTCACCGGTACCGTGGTGAGCATCGGTGCCGATGATGGCGATCTGGTCCACGAAGGCCAGGTGCTGGTCAACTTTGACCCGAACGATGCTGAAGTCGGTCTGCAAAGTGCCCAGGCCAACCTGGCTCGCACCGTGCGTCAGGTTCGCGGCTTGTACAGCAATGTCGACGGCATGAAAGCCCAGGTCAACGCCCAGCAGGCTAACGTGCAAAAAGCCCAGGACAACTTCAATCGCCGGAAAAACCTCGCCGCTGGCGGCGCGATTTCCCAGGAAGAACTGTCCCACGCTCGCGACGACCTGACCTCGGCGCAAAACGCCCTGGCCAATGCCCAGCAGCAGCTCAAGACCACCAGCGCGCTGGTCGATGACACCGTCGTGTCGTCGCACCCGGATGTGATGTCCGCCGCCGCGCAAGTGCGTCAGGCTTACCTGAATAATTCCCGCAGTACCTTGATCGCGCCGGTCACCGGTTATGTGGCCAAACGCTCGGTGCAACTGGGCCAACGGGTTCAGCCGGGTACGGCGCTGATGGCGGTGATTCCACTGGATCAACTGTGGATCGACGCCAACTTCAAGGAAACCCAACTGCGTGACATGCGCATCGGCCAACCGGTGGACATCGAAGCCGACCTGTACGGCAGCGATGTGAAGTTCAGCGGCACCATCGACAGCCTCGGCGCCGGGACCGGCAGCGCGTTCGCCTTGTTGCCAGCGCAGAACGCCACCGGTAACTGGATCAAGATCGTCCAACGCGTACCGGTGCGGATTCACGTCAACGCCGAAGAGCTGGCTAAACACCCGTTGCGCGTTGGTCTGTCGACTCAGGTCGATGTGAACCTGCACGACCAGAGCGGTCCGGTACTGGCGCAACAGCCGCCACAAAAGGCTTCGTTCAGCACCAACGTGTATGACCGTCAGTTGACCGAAGCCGACGCGATGATCACCCAGTTGATCCATGACAACAGCGCTGCGGTCAGCAAGACCGCGCAACGCTGA
- a CDS encoding efflux transporter outer membrane subunit → MSSRTLRSGLSLVLAAMTLAGCASYSGLDTEGKSLDAKTLKAGQSLTGVTLSPAAWPKSDWWKSLGDPQLDGLIREALHDSPDMQIAEARAHQASAAAYAADAARMPTLDASAGVSRSRLAKDQDPSGKGDTYATVRNISASFNYNFDLWGGQRDAWEAALGQARAAEVDQQAAQLTLSADVARAYSDLGQAHIVYDLSNDDLKRTKQMLDLSQRRLNSGIDSQYQFQQTESLEASSEASLIDAEKQLNSAKIALAVLLGKGPDRGNEITRPKILQASAVALPSVLPAELLGRRPDLVAARWRVEAASKNIAASKTQFYPNLNLTAAAGAESLLGDAMFGSASRFFNIAPTISVPIFDGGRLRANLDSRDADYDLAVAQYNKSLVKALGDVSDTINQLRDIGRQIGAQQHATEIAQDSYNTVVQRYGSGIGNYLDVLSIEQQLLQAQRQLANLNAEQIDLSIQLMQALGGGFQSETIASANPAPAKLNN, encoded by the coding sequence ATGAGCAGTAGAACCTTGCGTAGCGGCCTGAGCCTGGTGCTCGCGGCCATGACCCTGGCCGGTTGCGCCAGTTACAGCGGCTTGGACACCGAAGGCAAAAGCCTCGATGCGAAAACCCTGAAGGCCGGGCAATCCCTCACTGGCGTGACCTTGTCGCCGGCGGCCTGGCCGAAAAGCGACTGGTGGAAAAGCCTCGGCGACCCACAACTCGACGGTCTGATCCGCGAAGCCCTGCACGACAGTCCGGACATGCAAATCGCCGAAGCCCGCGCCCACCAAGCCAGTGCCGCCGCATATGCCGCCGACGCTGCGCGGATGCCGACCCTCGATGCCAGCGCCGGCGTCAGTCGTTCGCGGCTGGCCAAAGATCAAGACCCGTCGGGTAAGGGCGACACCTACGCCACCGTGCGTAACATCAGCGCCAGTTTCAATTACAACTTCGACCTCTGGGGCGGTCAGCGTGACGCTTGGGAAGCCGCACTGGGCCAGGCCCGCGCCGCCGAAGTCGATCAGCAAGCCGCGCAATTGACCTTGTCCGCCGACGTCGCTCGCGCCTACAGCGATCTGGGGCAGGCGCACATCGTTTATGACTTGTCCAATGACGACCTCAAGCGCACCAAACAAATGCTTGATCTGAGTCAGCGTCGTTTGAATTCCGGGATCGACAGTCAGTACCAGTTCCAGCAGACCGAAAGCCTGGAAGCCAGCTCCGAAGCGAGCCTGATCGACGCCGAAAAACAGCTGAACAGCGCCAAAATTGCATTGGCCGTACTGCTCGGCAAAGGTCCGGACCGCGGCAACGAAATCACCCGGCCGAAAATCCTTCAGGCCAGCGCCGTGGCCTTGCCGTCGGTGCTGCCGGCCGAGTTGCTCGGTCGTCGCCCGGATCTGGTCGCGGCACGCTGGCGGGTTGAGGCGGCGAGCAAGAACATTGCCGCAAGCAAAACCCAGTTCTATCCCAACCTGAACCTTACGGCCGCTGCCGGTGCCGAATCCTTATTGGGTGACGCAATGTTCGGTTCGGCCAGTCGTTTCTTCAATATCGCGCCGACGATTTCGGTGCCGATTTTCGACGGTGGCCGCCTGCGCGCCAACCTCGATTCCCGCGACGCCGACTATGACCTGGCGGTGGCGCAGTACAACAAGAGTCTGGTCAAGGCGCTGGGGGATGTCAGCGACACCATCAACCAGTTGCGCGATATCGGCCGGCAGATTGGTGCCCAGCAGCACGCCACCGAGATCGCCCAGGACTCTTACAACACCGTGGTCCAGCGCTACGGTTCCGGCATCGGCAATTACCTGGATGTGCTCAGCATCGAACAGCAATTGCTCCAGGCCCAGCGTCAACTGGCGAACCTGAATGCCGAGCAGATCGACCTGTCGATCCAACTGATGCAGGCGCTGGGTGGCGGTTTCCAGAGTGAAACCATCGCCTCGGCCAATCCAGCTCCAGCCAAGCTGAACAACTAA
- a CDS encoding MarR family winged helix-turn-helix transcriptional regulator translates to MKHFTPDEFRNCHLGLLLGRAALLKDRIIDTHMEPHGITAAQFKVLIIMAQFGVDTPAELCRHLSLDSGSMTRMLDRLEQKGFLARQRSEADRRQVQLMLTEEGQKLADRLPHIGADAMNELAGAISPDELKTLELILKKILVAAGDSITLLRVGDK, encoded by the coding sequence ATGAAACATTTCACCCCAGACGAATTCCGTAATTGCCACCTCGGCCTCTTGCTCGGGCGCGCTGCGCTGCTCAAGGACCGGATCATCGACACGCACATGGAACCCCACGGCATCACCGCCGCGCAGTTCAAAGTGCTGATCATCATGGCCCAGTTCGGTGTCGATACCCCGGCCGAGCTGTGCCGTCACCTGTCGCTGGACAGCGGTTCGATGACGCGCATGCTCGATCGTCTGGAGCAGAAAGGATTTCTTGCCCGTCAACGCTCCGAGGCTGATCGACGCCAGGTGCAACTGATGTTGACTGAGGAAGGCCAGAAGCTCGCCGACCGCCTGCCGCACATCGGCGCCGACGCCATGAATGAACTGGCTGGCGCCATCAGCCCGGACGAGTTGAAAACCCTGGAATTGATCCTGAAGAAAATCTTGGTAGCAGCCGGTGACTCGATCACGCTGCTGCGGGTAGGTGATAAATGA
- a CDS encoding OprD family porin, translated as MKASFQVLSFLTGGLGMALSPLASADFINDSKANLNLRNFYFNNDNRDGAAAPSKIEEWGQGFMLNYQSGFTDGTVGFGLDAIGLLGIKLDSGEGRHVGSSMIPSDGDKAADQWGRVGATAKMRFSKTELRYGTLQPKLPILVANDGRLLPQTFEGGQVTSNELDNLTFTAGQIEHATGRGSSDSAGLAVAGATQESNKFTFAGGDYKLTKDLTAQYYYANLEDYYQQHFAGLLHVLPLGEYGSLKTDLRYFKTTSDGKNSSAAGRASGYKFGGYTKDGTGEIDNDTWSAAFIYSLGGHAITAGYQSVSDDSNFAQLNQGGLVDKGEGGASLYLYTDRTIQTFIQAGERTAFAQYAYDFAAMGVPGLKASVMYLKGSNIQTTSGQDASEWERDISLDYVIQSGALKNVGFGWRNAMSRSDIARDQDQNRLIVSYSIPLM; from the coding sequence ATGAAAGCCTCGTTCCAAGTATTAAGTTTTTTGACCGGCGGTTTGGGCATGGCCCTGAGTCCCTTGGCGTCTGCTGATTTCATTAATGACAGTAAAGCCAACTTGAACTTGCGTAACTTCTATTTCAATAACGATAACCGCGACGGTGCCGCCGCGCCGTCGAAAATCGAAGAGTGGGGCCAGGGCTTCATGCTCAACTATCAGTCGGGGTTCACCGACGGTACGGTGGGTTTCGGTCTGGATGCGATCGGTTTGCTTGGGATCAAGCTCGATAGCGGTGAAGGACGGCATGTCGGCAGTTCAATGATTCCCAGCGATGGCGATAAGGCCGCGGACCAATGGGGCCGTGTCGGCGCGACGGCAAAGATGCGGTTCTCCAAGACCGAGTTGCGCTACGGCACCTTGCAGCCGAAGTTGCCGATTCTGGTGGCGAACGATGGCCGACTGCTGCCACAAACCTTTGAGGGCGGTCAGGTCACCAGCAACGAACTCGATAACCTGACCTTTACCGCCGGCCAAATTGAGCATGCCACTGGCCGTGGTTCCAGCGACAGCGCCGGCCTTGCGGTGGCGGGTGCCACCCAGGAAAGCAACAAGTTCACCTTTGCCGGCGGTGATTACAAACTGACTAAAGACCTGACTGCCCAGTATTACTACGCCAATCTCGAAGACTATTACCAACAGCACTTCGCCGGTTTATTGCATGTACTGCCGTTGGGTGAATACGGCTCGCTGAAAACCGACTTGCGATATTTCAAGACCACTTCCGATGGCAAGAACAGCAGTGCAGCCGGGCGTGCCAGTGGCTACAAGTTCGGGGGGTATACCAAAGACGGGACGGGTGAAATCGACAACGATACCTGGAGTGCGGCATTTATTTACTCGTTAGGCGGCCATGCCATTACGGCGGGTTATCAAAGCGTTTCCGATGACAGCAACTTTGCTCAACTCAATCAGGGCGGGTTGGTCGACAAAGGCGAGGGCGGCGCCAGTCTTTATCTGTACACCGACCGCACCATTCAAACCTTCATCCAGGCCGGTGAGCGAACCGCTTTCGCACAATACGCCTACGATTTCGCCGCAATGGGAGTTCCAGGCCTGAAGGCTTCGGTCATGTACCTCAAGGGCAGCAACATCCAGACGACCAGCGGCCAGGACGCGAGCGAATGGGAGCGAGATATCTCCCTGGATTATGTGATTCAAAGTGGCGCGTTGAAGAACGTCGGCTTCGGCTGGCGCAACGCAATGTCGCGCAGCGATATCGCCCGCGACCAGGATCAGAATCGCCTGATCGTGAGCTATTCCATTCCTTTGATGTAA
- a CDS encoding ABC transporter permease, with amino-acid sequence MKRTTLFIAQLVFTLLVCAFMLVPVLMSLLAGLTRNYFVGVSSGLTLDWLIQVWQSYSPTVWLSLQLAVACAVCVCVIGVPAAYALVRMNNRFSRAFEELMVLPVAMPGLASALALLLTYGKFGEFRSSWLFILVGHVLFTLPFLVRPVMAVMQRQQLPTLEEAAASLGAGPIKRFFSVVVPNCRAGILAGVLMVVTLSLGEFNLTWMLHTPMTKTLPVGLADSYASARLEVASAYTLIFLLMIVPLLIALQAISARLSRGERR; translated from the coding sequence TTGAAACGAACAACGCTGTTTATCGCACAGCTGGTTTTTACCCTGCTGGTATGTGCCTTCATGTTGGTGCCCGTGCTGATGTCGTTGTTGGCGGGGCTGACGCGCAATTACTTCGTCGGGGTGTCCAGTGGCCTGACGTTGGACTGGTTGATACAGGTCTGGCAAAGCTACTCGCCGACGGTCTGGTTATCGCTGCAATTGGCGGTTGCCTGTGCCGTGTGCGTTTGCGTGATCGGCGTGCCGGCGGCTTATGCCCTGGTGCGGATGAACAACCGCTTCAGCCGCGCATTCGAAGAGCTGATGGTGTTGCCCGTGGCAATGCCGGGCTTGGCCAGTGCCTTGGCGTTGCTGCTTACCTACGGGAAGTTCGGCGAATTTCGCAGCAGTTGGCTGTTTATCCTGGTGGGCCATGTGCTGTTTACCTTGCCGTTTCTGGTGCGCCCGGTGATGGCGGTGATGCAGCGTCAGCAACTGCCGACACTCGAAGAAGCAGCGGCGAGTCTCGGTGCCGGGCCGATCAAGCGTTTCTTCAGTGTGGTAGTGCCCAATTGTCGGGCCGGGATACTGGCCGGGGTGCTGATGGTCGTCACCCTGTCGTTGGGTGAGTTCAACCTGACCTGGATGCTTCACACTCCAATGACCAAGACCTTGCCGGTGGGCCTGGCCGACAGCTATGCCTCGGCGCGGCTGGAAGTGGCCAGCGCCTACACCCTGATATTTCTGTTGATGATCGTGCCGCTGCTGATTGCGTTGCAGGCCATCAGCGCCCGTCTTTCTCGTGGAGAGCGTCGATGA
- a CDS encoding ABC transporter permease gives MTTVPLNVQDVSSRRDVLQRLRPTAAWALAPAAAVLLAFWLLPLAHLILLGGQRRDGSDTGYWQVLSSAQYLGSLVQTCILAAVVTLAALLVGGISGVFLARQQFFGRSALVALLTFPLAFPGVVVGFLVILLAGRQGLFAALGLELAGERWIFAYSLTGLFIGYLYFSIPRVILTVMAACESLDRSLEEAAHSLGAGHWRVVCDVIVPGLAPALVSCGAICFATSMGAFGTAFTLGTRLNVTPVAIYNVFTNYANFTVAAALSVILGAVTWAVLLLARRVAKQSGAVF, from the coding sequence GTGACGACTGTGCCGCTCAACGTGCAGGACGTCTCGTCCCGCCGCGATGTTTTGCAGCGCTTGAGACCGACAGCTGCCTGGGCGCTGGCCCCGGCGGCAGCGGTCCTGCTCGCGTTCTGGCTGTTGCCGCTGGCGCATTTGATTCTGCTGGGTGGGCAACGGCGTGACGGCAGCGACACTGGCTATTGGCAAGTGCTGAGTAGTGCGCAATACCTGGGCAGCCTGGTGCAGACCTGCATCCTGGCGGCGGTGGTGACACTGGCGGCGTTGCTGGTCGGTGGCATCAGCGGGGTATTTCTCGCTCGCCAGCAGTTCTTCGGGCGCTCGGCGTTGGTTGCGCTGCTGACGTTTCCGCTGGCGTTTCCCGGGGTGGTGGTCGGTTTTCTGGTGATTCTGCTGGCAGGTCGACAAGGCCTGTTTGCCGCGCTCGGTCTAGAGCTGGCGGGTGAGCGCTGGATTTTCGCTTACTCGCTGACGGGGCTGTTCATCGGTTATCTGTACTTCTCGATTCCGCGGGTGATTCTCACGGTGATGGCCGCGTGTGAAAGCCTTGATCGCAGCCTGGAAGAAGCCGCGCACTCACTCGGTGCCGGGCATTGGCGGGTGGTGTGCGACGTGATCGTGCCAGGGCTGGCCCCTGCGCTGGTGTCCTGCGGCGCCATATGTTTCGCGACGTCGATGGGCGCTTTCGGCACTGCGTTCACCTTGGGCACACGGCTGAACGTGACCCCCGTGGCCATCTATAACGTGTTCACCAACTACGCCAATTTCACCGTGGCCGCTGCGCTGTCAGTCATCCTCGGAGCAGTCACCTGGGCGGTGCTGTTACTGGCACGGCGCGTGGCCAAACAGTCGGGGGCGGTTTTTTGA